Proteins from one Portunus trituberculatus isolate SZX2019 chromosome 38, ASM1759143v1, whole genome shotgun sequence genomic window:
- the LOC123514672 gene encoding uncharacterized protein LOC123514672 isoform X1 translates to MEINEPEDIKLCNTSVDDALDKLGLVEPHSSSEYEILTAPPEDLFDNFLGGAGKDGCPLTSDKEGPSDAVGGGGSTSKEKAKDSAKAEKKKSFFHLSDNMKKDLSLLTYPSKSQPRKKGIMSSRTIPASRITIAEALKKANDASKGIIIPHATLDEMNIKELHISDLQSKSDTVVGKSNKASQNAMGPPADSNTPEVPRIRVKKFDLPVEKVAESSGAGAAAKESASSSEGQTVLLAGKAKSGSSKSGSTRIQLTRRMWELLKFTFIHEHFPSSVHMARLAKMMGIPWSQVRNWFTDRRVDNKKAGIYPRDRPLTDCHYCNIFLKTEAERKTHLFASSHVKKILGPEYCGGGGGGGGSGGGGGGGGGSGGVPSESIKWKKLPKTVNAVSSVSGARILAVGFSAEEGEKEQEKKKMETEVGKPGKPTNSKELKKLWTDAMLLSEKEQPAADWDSAARVGGEKSLHSRSEPCVQGKRDTTYTLRMADLKEKLAVRKQRENMCDKKVSSGRDFPVPFEVGVPSNISDNVPVTVNSATTTASAAVSSHDPGVTNTGVVSSPLSGNLHLKKHPQTEDMSALLESEMPRKVSASGKKHNAGEKERPITLSAEVLCKAYKGNLHKLKTKSKSTSSKSGFLKLSNISRETTSSKSSMISIQDMEMKQEHVPDDSVNNTTVYKSDVSDGQSKREASLVNASKQSSLVNQNVSGSPKNLQKTSAVTHDISQIRSRSGLAVNKISRIIDKRKDKVRTQPLGSVLKASKATSAYEGNIIVGYQCPNCNKVYQTEWLMIKHSVTHFKYHCDICYKTYPTENMMKIHLLDHLTGAYEDEKYYCQFSCKICHSLKCGCYEPTYCKPQDLPRLFLRPQKARRSKRGFVTKLNSGPNDHLKISLSSYKKLLLSESLGNVTKEKIEKASPPRTMFIQDTKKPVENDQKPPPSSVADSPKKVIVFREVHKPNTPTETPKVLTLETESKECISVKVETTPAFLTKDRHPMDSVASVSGEQVKVKPVITTVEKDIILAREKQQNWNRMKRKLALSYEREVTPSPQPPCPSKSEETEEAPGSTGSTKRGGGRRRTTKHANNFAYNDTDFYYMCEICDASFTCKAELSEHMFLHRLKSRSRGEKRGIAWAPEEKVPKKVKVSEVQVQTSKPPPTATESHTCKLCHITFAKMADYYAHKIMAHNKTPQQQAQTLEVFRCNYCDKIYRRRRELKRHLKRDCTNFPSSLKGELLRAASNNVIEEAHYTTMNIDLDEKLDTTPKFVSRGASRGPIICKYCLAVTKREAEMKRHIWKFCLKVPADVVKKFMDGASLEELGFKYIREEAAPTQDSPTDSPQSSHTDISRPQSAVEESLDEIHSVQHSESSTASSPNKQNSSETKSFVMVEPSETIPTEHSSQLPPHQTTSHVQESTSPEPNIVEDKTLTVHSVLEESQSEKVIEMETTDDQPQPVSSEKQSLSTVPAQESVENKPEEQTPVESSPQRSQPHAKQSLIKPQPKETKAASSGGGGSADEVAQTAASTSPLASPVMQFPRVVPVMTTSQKSKRPLVCGYCGIWYFREMAILKHMKERCIKIPEFEKNFLIHNSSLCNVAQKVGGANLATDNGAVYKMVKMPEHMQNTPVLVPKDVTNEDIKELNKNIKAYSESTPTEAKPSVNERVEVVPVLGMPAGNQTRSTPSKRGSRCRRCHEHFSSQEAVLAHSSVHHGPKKGYYKCKLCHARLLKYKQLREHVWEHTNENPYRCHLCQVRYRSSDSLIDHLLTKHQFTSINDKNLYKWLPGRHGKYRDIKTKVTDCEEKLDDMDTNLDSVAEVMFITDKDICSEGFESKDTKDGSEKPKQSEGDNKNLLANSTSDKNSHENSCLSNESKTPPESSSSSSNHTFVNNAISENITADKTDALKEGKRNAKESSRISCDNSSVKQPRVQGESKDEEQTLPAESLTVSKSKNGGEQKRDSVSKGTDTDQDAEFGTIDSYHGEGLLPLVDNLDSVVETIQLTDKHLS, encoded by the exons ATGGAGATTAATGAGCCTGAAGACATTAAGTTGTGTAATACCAGCGTAGATGATGCTCTCGACAAACTGGGATTAGTTGAGCCCCACAGCAGCTCTGAGTATGAAATCCTCACTGCCCCGCCAGAGGACTTGTTTGACAACTTCCTGGGCGGTGCGGGGAAGGATGGCTGTCCACTTACCAGTGATAAAGAGGGCCCCAGtgatgctgttggtggtggtggcagcaccTCAAAGGAAAAGGCAAAGGATTCTGctaaagcagaaaagaaaaaatccttcTTTCATTTGAGTGATAACATGAAGAAGGACTTGTCATTGCTTACCTATCCTTCCAAATCTCAGCCACGAAAGAAGGGTATTATGTCCAGCAGAACCATTCCAGCTTCCAGGATCACAATTGCAGAAGCTTTGAAGAAAGCAAATGATGCAAGCAAGGGCATCATTATCCCACATGCCACCCTAGATGAGATGAATATCAAAGAACTGCATATTTCTGATTTGCAAAGTAAATCTGATACTGTTGTGGGCAAGAGCAATAAAGCATCTCAAAATGCCATGGGGCCGCCGGCAGACAGTAACACTCCTGAGGTGCCGAGAATTAGAGTGAAGAAATTTGACTTGCCTGTTGAGAAGGTAGCAGAGAGCAGTGGTGCTGGTGCAGCTGCCAAAGAGTCTGCCTCAAGCAGCGAAG GTCAAACAGTGTTACTGGCAGGCAAGGCAAAGTCCGGCTCGTCAAAGTCCGGCTCCACTCGGATACAATTGACAAGGAGAATGTGGGAACTGCTAAAGTTTACCTTCATTCACGAACATTTTCCCTCGTCTGTCCACATGGCACGGCTCGCTAAAATGATGGGGATACCTTGG TCACAAGTTCGCAATTGGTTCACTGATCGGCGGGTGGACAATAAGAAAGCTGGCATTTATCCCCGGGACAGGCCCCTCACTGACTGTCATTACTGCAATATTTTCCTCAAGACTGAAGCAGAGCGGAAGACTCACCTCTTTGCCTCGTCACATGTCAAAAAAATTCTTGGACCGgaatactgtggtggtggtggtggtggtggtggcagcggtggaggaggaggaggaggaggtggtagtggtg GAGTACCTTCAGAATCCATCAAGTGGAAGAAGCTTCCCAAAACAGTAAATGCTGTCAGCAGTGTCTCTGGCGCCAGGATCCTTGCTGTCGGCTTCAGTGCCGAGGAAGgcgagaaggaacaggaaaagaagaaaatggagacagAAGTGGGAAAACCTGGAAAACCTACCAACTCCAAGGAACTGAAGAAGCTGTGGACGGACGCCATGTTGCTCTCTGAGAAAGAACAACCAGCTGCCGACTGGGACAGTGCTGCGAGAGTCGGTGGAGAGAAAAGCTTGCACAGTCGCTCTGAGCCGTGTGTTCAAGGCAAAAGGGACACTACTTACACTTTGAGGATGGCAGATCTAAAAGAAAAACTTGCAGTGCGTAAGCAACGTGAAAACATGTGTGACAAGAAAGTGTCAAGTGGTAGGGACTTCCCCGTTCCTTTTGAAGTAGGTGTTCCCAGTAATATAAGTGACAATGTTCCTGTGACAGTGAATAGTGCCACAACAACGGCCAGCGCGGCAGTGAGTTCACACGATCCTGGTGTCACAAACACAGGTGTTGTTTCCTCGCCATTGTCTGGAAACTTGCACCTCAAGAAGCATCCTCAAACTGAAGACATGTCTGCTTTGCTGGAGTCAGAAATGCCAAGGAAAGTTAGTGCCAGTGGAAAGAAGCACAACGCTGGTGAGAAGGAGAGACCCATCACGCTGTCTGCAGAGGTTCTTTGCAAAGCTTATAAAGGAAATCTTCACAAATTGAAAACTAAGAGCAAGTCTACAAGTTCAAAAAGTGGATTCCTAAAACTATCAAATATTAGCAGAGAAACCACATCTTCTAAATCTTCTATGATTAGTATACAGGACATGGAAATGAAACAGGAGCATGTACCTGATGACTCAGTGAACAATACTACTGTGTACAAAAGTGATGTCAGTGATGGGCAAAGTAAGCGTGAAGCGTCTTTAGTAAATGCAAGTAAACAGTCATCACTTGTCAATCAGAATGTGTCTGGCTCACCGAAAAACTTGCAAAAAACTAGTGCGGTAACTCATGACATATCACAAATAAGATCAAGGAGTGGCTTAGCAGTCAATAAGATATCTAGAatcattgataagagaaaagataaagttcGAACTCAACCACTTGGCTCGGTGTTAAAAGCAAGCAAGGCGACATCAGCATACGAGGGAAACATCATTGTTGGCTACCAGTGTCCTAACTGCAACAAAGTGTACCAAACCGAGTGGCTGATGATAAAGCACAGTGTCACCCACTTCAAGTATCATTGTGATATATGTTACAAAACTTATCCTACTGAAAACATGATGAAGATTCATTTACTTGATCATCTTACTGGGGcatatgaagatgaaaaatattactGTCAATTCTCTTGCAAGATCTGTCACAGTCTAAAATGTGGCTGTTATGAGCCAACATACTGTAAGCCACAAGATTTACCAAGGTTATTTTTAAGGCCACAGAAGGCAAGGAGATCCAAGAGAGGCTTCGTCACCAAGCTGAACTCTGGCCCCAATGATCACTTGAAGATTAGTTTGTCAAGTTATAAAAAACTTTTGTTATCTGAAAGTCTAGGAAATGTtaccaaagaaaaaatagaaaaagcgtCTCCTCCCAGAACAATGTTTATCCAGGATACCAAGAAACCTGTTGAAAATGATCAGAAGCCACCTCCATCAAGTGTTGCAGATTCCCCAAAGAAAGTCATTGTCTTCCGGGAAGTGCATAAACCTAACACCCCAACAGAAACACCAAAGGTTTTGACATTGGAAACAGAGAGCAAGGAATGCATCAGTGTTAAAGTGGAAACTACTCCTGCATTTCTTACAAAAGACAGACACCCCATGGACAGTGTTGCCAGTGTATCCGGTGAACAGGTTAAGGTAAAACCAGTTATCACCACTGTAGAGAAAGACATAATCCTAGCAAGGGAGAAACAACAGAACTggaatagaatgaaaagaaaattggcCTTGAGTTATGAAAGAGAAGTGACTCCTTCTCCTCAGCCTCCGTGTCCTAGCAAGTctgaggagacggaggaggcaCCAGGCAGCACAGGTAGCACTAAGAGGGGTGGAGGCAGAAGACGAACAACCAAGCATGCCAATAATTTTGCCTACAATGATACAGACTTTTATTATATGTGTGAAATCTGTGATGCCAGCTTCACATGCAAGGCTGAATTGAGCGAGCACATGTTCCTCCACCGCCTTAAGTCCCGCAGccgaggggagaagagaggcatTGCTTGGGCACCAGAGGAAAAGGTGCCTAAAAAGGTCAAAGTCAGTGAAGTGCAAGTTCAAACCAGCAAGCCGCCGCCAACTGCCACTGAAAGTCATACCTGTAAATTGTGCCACATTACTTTTGCAAAAATGGCAGATTATTATGCACACAAGATTATGGctcacaacaaaacaccacaacaacaagctCAGACGCTGGAAGTCTTCCGGTGCAACTACTGTGATAAGATTTACCGTAGAAGAAGAGAACTGAAGAGGCATTTGAAACGTGATTGTACAAATTTCCCGTCTTCTCTCAAAGGAGAACTCTTGCGTGCTGCTTCCAATAATGTTATAGAAGAAGCACATTACACTACCATGAATATAGACCTTGATGAGAAGTTAGACACAACCCCAAAGTTTGTCAGCAGAGGTGCTTCCAGAGGTCCTATCATTTGTAAATATTGCCTGGCAGTAACTAAAAGAGAAGCAGAGATGAAACGTCACATTTGGAAGTTTTGTCTCAAGGTTCCTGCTGATGTTGTCAAAAAATTTATGGATGGTGCATCATTAGAAGAACTTGGGTTTAAGTACATAAGAGAAGAAGCAGCACCCACGCAAGATTCACCCACAGATAGCCCCCAAAGTAGCCACACAGACATTTCCAGGCCACAAAGTGCTGTAGAGGAATCGTTGGATGAAATACATAGTGTTCAGCATTCAGAGTCCAGCACAGCATCAAGTCCAAACAAACAGAATTCATCAGAAACAAAGTCTTTTGTAATGGTAGAACCTTCTGAAACAATTCCAACTGAACATTCCTCACAATTGCCCCCTCATCAAACAACATCACATGTACAAGAGAGTACATCTCCAGAACCAAACATTGTGGAAGACAAAACATTAACAGTTCACAGTGTGCTTGAAGAATCACAATCTGAAAAAGTCATAGAAATGGAGACCACTGATGATCAGCCACAGCCAGTATCCTCTGAGAAGCAAAGTTTGAGCACAGTTCCTGCCCAAGAATCAGTGGAAAATAAACCTGAAGAACAGACTCCAGTTGAATCCTCACCACAAAGAAGTCAACCTCATGCAAAACAGAGTCTCATCAAACCCCAGCCCAAAGAAACAAAGGCAGCGTCCTCGGGTGGAGGTGGCAGTGCAGACGAGGTGGCACAGACAGCGGCCTCCACCAGCCCTCTAGCTAGTCCTGTTATGCAGTTTCCTCGCGTTGTTCCAGTGATGACTACATCACAGAAATCAAAAAGACCTTTAGTGTGTGGCTACTGTGGTATATGGTATTTTAGAGAAATGGCCATTTTAAAACACATGAAGGAGCGATGCATCAAAATACCAGAGTTTGAGAAGAACTTTTTGATACACAATAGTAGCCTTTGCAATGTAGCTCAGAAAGTAGGAGGAGCTAACCTTGCCACAGACAACGGTGCTGTGTACAAGATGGTCAAGATGCCCGAACACATGCAGAACACGCCTGTTCTTGTGCCAAAAGACGTCACCAATGAAGACATTAAGGAActgaataaaaacattaaaGCTTATAGTGAAAGTACACCCACCGAAGCCAAACCCTCGGTGAATGAACGAGTGGAGGTTGTTCCTGTACTTGGCATGCCTGCAGGGAATCAGACTCGCAGCACACCAAGCAAGAGAGGTTCCAGGTGCCGCAGGTGTCACGAACACTTCAGCTCACAGGAGGCTGTCTTGGCACACAGCAGTGTCCACCATGGACCAAAGAAAGGTTATTACAAGTGCAAACTTTGTCATGCGAGATTGCTCAAATATAAGCAGCTAAGAGAGCATGTCTGGGAACACACTAATGAAAACCCCTATCGGTGTCACCTGTGTCAAGTGAGGTACAGATCCAGTGATTCACTCATTGACCACCTACTGACAAAGCACCAGTTCACCTCCATCAACGACAAGAACCTGTACAAGTGGCTGCCGGGCCGCCATGGCAAGTACAGGGACATCAAAACCAAGGTCACTGACTGTGAAGAGAAACTTGATGACATGGATACTAATTTGGACAGTGTTGCAGAAGTCATGTTCATCACAGATAAAGACATTTGTTCAGAGGGCTTTGAGAGCAAAGACACTAAAGATGGTAGTGAAAAACCAAAGCAGTCAGAGGGAGACAATAAGAACCTCCTGGCAAATTCCACTAGTGATAAAAATTCGCATGAAAACAGTTGTTTATCAAATGAATCAAAAACACCACCAGAAAGTTCAAGCAGCAGCTCAAATCATACGTTTGTGAATAATGCAATCAGTGAAAATATTACTGCAGACAAAACAGACGCtttgaaagagggaaagagaaatgcaAAGGAAAGTTCAAGGATTTCTTGTGACAATTCTAGTGTAAAACAACCAAGAGTGCagggagagagtaaagatgAAGAGCAGACATTGCCAGCGGAATCTCT
- the LOC123514672 gene encoding uncharacterized protein LOC123514672 isoform X2 → MCLVKSQVRNWFTDRRVDNKKAGIYPRDRPLTDCHYCNIFLKTEAERKTHLFASSHVKKILGPEYCGGGGGGGGSGGGGGGGGGSGGVPSESIKWKKLPKTVNAVSSVSGARILAVGFSAEEGEKEQEKKKMETEVGKPGKPTNSKELKKLWTDAMLLSEKEQPAADWDSAARVGGEKSLHSRSEPCVQGKRDTTYTLRMADLKEKLAVRKQRENMCDKKVSSGRDFPVPFEVGVPSNISDNVPVTVNSATTTASAAVSSHDPGVTNTGVVSSPLSGNLHLKKHPQTEDMSALLESEMPRKVSASGKKHNAGEKERPITLSAEVLCKAYKGNLHKLKTKSKSTSSKSGFLKLSNISRETTSSKSSMISIQDMEMKQEHVPDDSVNNTTVYKSDVSDGQSKREASLVNASKQSSLVNQNVSGSPKNLQKTSAVTHDISQIRSRSGLAVNKISRIIDKRKDKVRTQPLGSVLKASKATSAYEGNIIVGYQCPNCNKVYQTEWLMIKHSVTHFKYHCDICYKTYPTENMMKIHLLDHLTGAYEDEKYYCQFSCKICHSLKCGCYEPTYCKPQDLPRLFLRPQKARRSKRGFVTKLNSGPNDHLKISLSSYKKLLLSESLGNVTKEKIEKASPPRTMFIQDTKKPVENDQKPPPSSVADSPKKVIVFREVHKPNTPTETPKVLTLETESKECISVKVETTPAFLTKDRHPMDSVASVSGEQVKVKPVITTVEKDIILAREKQQNWNRMKRKLALSYEREVTPSPQPPCPSKSEETEEAPGSTGSTKRGGGRRRTTKHANNFAYNDTDFYYMCEICDASFTCKAELSEHMFLHRLKSRSRGEKRGIAWAPEEKVPKKVKVSEVQVQTSKPPPTATESHTCKLCHITFAKMADYYAHKIMAHNKTPQQQAQTLEVFRCNYCDKIYRRRRELKRHLKRDCTNFPSSLKGELLRAASNNVIEEAHYTTMNIDLDEKLDTTPKFVSRGASRGPIICKYCLAVTKREAEMKRHIWKFCLKVPADVVKKFMDGASLEELGFKYIREEAAPTQDSPTDSPQSSHTDISRPQSAVEESLDEIHSVQHSESSTASSPNKQNSSETKSFVMVEPSETIPTEHSSQLPPHQTTSHVQESTSPEPNIVEDKTLTVHSVLEESQSEKVIEMETTDDQPQPVSSEKQSLSTVPAQESVENKPEEQTPVESSPQRSQPHAKQSLIKPQPKETKAASSGGGGSADEVAQTAASTSPLASPVMQFPRVVPVMTTSQKSKRPLVCGYCGIWYFREMAILKHMKERCIKIPEFEKNFLIHNSSLCNVAQKVGGANLATDNGAVYKMVKMPEHMQNTPVLVPKDVTNEDIKELNKNIKAYSESTPTEAKPSVNERVEVVPVLGMPAGNQTRSTPSKRGSRCRRCHEHFSSQEAVLAHSSVHHGPKKGYYKCKLCHARLLKYKQLREHVWEHTNENPYRCHLCQVRYRSSDSLIDHLLTKHQFTSINDKNLYKWLPGRHGKYRDIKTKVTDCEEKLDDMDTNLDSVAEVMFITDKDICSEGFESKDTKDGSEKPKQSEGDNKNLLANSTSDKNSHENSCLSNESKTPPESSSSSSNHTFVNNAISENITADKTDALKEGKRNAKESSRISCDNSSVKQPRVQGESKDEEQTLPAESLTVSKSKNGGEQKRDSVSKGTDTDQDAEFGTIDSYHGEGLLPLVDNLDSVVETIQLTDKHLS, encoded by the exons ATGTGTCTGGTAAAG TCACAAGTTCGCAATTGGTTCACTGATCGGCGGGTGGACAATAAGAAAGCTGGCATTTATCCCCGGGACAGGCCCCTCACTGACTGTCATTACTGCAATATTTTCCTCAAGACTGAAGCAGAGCGGAAGACTCACCTCTTTGCCTCGTCACATGTCAAAAAAATTCTTGGACCGgaatactgtggtggtggtggtggtggtggtggcagcggtggaggaggaggaggaggaggtggtagtggtg GAGTACCTTCAGAATCCATCAAGTGGAAGAAGCTTCCCAAAACAGTAAATGCTGTCAGCAGTGTCTCTGGCGCCAGGATCCTTGCTGTCGGCTTCAGTGCCGAGGAAGgcgagaaggaacaggaaaagaagaaaatggagacagAAGTGGGAAAACCTGGAAAACCTACCAACTCCAAGGAACTGAAGAAGCTGTGGACGGACGCCATGTTGCTCTCTGAGAAAGAACAACCAGCTGCCGACTGGGACAGTGCTGCGAGAGTCGGTGGAGAGAAAAGCTTGCACAGTCGCTCTGAGCCGTGTGTTCAAGGCAAAAGGGACACTACTTACACTTTGAGGATGGCAGATCTAAAAGAAAAACTTGCAGTGCGTAAGCAACGTGAAAACATGTGTGACAAGAAAGTGTCAAGTGGTAGGGACTTCCCCGTTCCTTTTGAAGTAGGTGTTCCCAGTAATATAAGTGACAATGTTCCTGTGACAGTGAATAGTGCCACAACAACGGCCAGCGCGGCAGTGAGTTCACACGATCCTGGTGTCACAAACACAGGTGTTGTTTCCTCGCCATTGTCTGGAAACTTGCACCTCAAGAAGCATCCTCAAACTGAAGACATGTCTGCTTTGCTGGAGTCAGAAATGCCAAGGAAAGTTAGTGCCAGTGGAAAGAAGCACAACGCTGGTGAGAAGGAGAGACCCATCACGCTGTCTGCAGAGGTTCTTTGCAAAGCTTATAAAGGAAATCTTCACAAATTGAAAACTAAGAGCAAGTCTACAAGTTCAAAAAGTGGATTCCTAAAACTATCAAATATTAGCAGAGAAACCACATCTTCTAAATCTTCTATGATTAGTATACAGGACATGGAAATGAAACAGGAGCATGTACCTGATGACTCAGTGAACAATACTACTGTGTACAAAAGTGATGTCAGTGATGGGCAAAGTAAGCGTGAAGCGTCTTTAGTAAATGCAAGTAAACAGTCATCACTTGTCAATCAGAATGTGTCTGGCTCACCGAAAAACTTGCAAAAAACTAGTGCGGTAACTCATGACATATCACAAATAAGATCAAGGAGTGGCTTAGCAGTCAATAAGATATCTAGAatcattgataagagaaaagataaagttcGAACTCAACCACTTGGCTCGGTGTTAAAAGCAAGCAAGGCGACATCAGCATACGAGGGAAACATCATTGTTGGCTACCAGTGTCCTAACTGCAACAAAGTGTACCAAACCGAGTGGCTGATGATAAAGCACAGTGTCACCCACTTCAAGTATCATTGTGATATATGTTACAAAACTTATCCTACTGAAAACATGATGAAGATTCATTTACTTGATCATCTTACTGGGGcatatgaagatgaaaaatattactGTCAATTCTCTTGCAAGATCTGTCACAGTCTAAAATGTGGCTGTTATGAGCCAACATACTGTAAGCCACAAGATTTACCAAGGTTATTTTTAAGGCCACAGAAGGCAAGGAGATCCAAGAGAGGCTTCGTCACCAAGCTGAACTCTGGCCCCAATGATCACTTGAAGATTAGTTTGTCAAGTTATAAAAAACTTTTGTTATCTGAAAGTCTAGGAAATGTtaccaaagaaaaaatagaaaaagcgtCTCCTCCCAGAACAATGTTTATCCAGGATACCAAGAAACCTGTTGAAAATGATCAGAAGCCACCTCCATCAAGTGTTGCAGATTCCCCAAAGAAAGTCATTGTCTTCCGGGAAGTGCATAAACCTAACACCCCAACAGAAACACCAAAGGTTTTGACATTGGAAACAGAGAGCAAGGAATGCATCAGTGTTAAAGTGGAAACTACTCCTGCATTTCTTACAAAAGACAGACACCCCATGGACAGTGTTGCCAGTGTATCCGGTGAACAGGTTAAGGTAAAACCAGTTATCACCACTGTAGAGAAAGACATAATCCTAGCAAGGGAGAAACAACAGAACTggaatagaatgaaaagaaaattggcCTTGAGTTATGAAAGAGAAGTGACTCCTTCTCCTCAGCCTCCGTGTCCTAGCAAGTctgaggagacggaggaggcaCCAGGCAGCACAGGTAGCACTAAGAGGGGTGGAGGCAGAAGACGAACAACCAAGCATGCCAATAATTTTGCCTACAATGATACAGACTTTTATTATATGTGTGAAATCTGTGATGCCAGCTTCACATGCAAGGCTGAATTGAGCGAGCACATGTTCCTCCACCGCCTTAAGTCCCGCAGccgaggggagaagagaggcatTGCTTGGGCACCAGAGGAAAAGGTGCCTAAAAAGGTCAAAGTCAGTGAAGTGCAAGTTCAAACCAGCAAGCCGCCGCCAACTGCCACTGAAAGTCATACCTGTAAATTGTGCCACATTACTTTTGCAAAAATGGCAGATTATTATGCACACAAGATTATGGctcacaacaaaacaccacaacaacaagctCAGACGCTGGAAGTCTTCCGGTGCAACTACTGTGATAAGATTTACCGTAGAAGAAGAGAACTGAAGAGGCATTTGAAACGTGATTGTACAAATTTCCCGTCTTCTCTCAAAGGAGAACTCTTGCGTGCTGCTTCCAATAATGTTATAGAAGAAGCACATTACACTACCATGAATATAGACCTTGATGAGAAGTTAGACACAACCCCAAAGTTTGTCAGCAGAGGTGCTTCCAGAGGTCCTATCATTTGTAAATATTGCCTGGCAGTAACTAAAAGAGAAGCAGAGATGAAACGTCACATTTGGAAGTTTTGTCTCAAGGTTCCTGCTGATGTTGTCAAAAAATTTATGGATGGTGCATCATTAGAAGAACTTGGGTTTAAGTACATAAGAGAAGAAGCAGCACCCACGCAAGATTCACCCACAGATAGCCCCCAAAGTAGCCACACAGACATTTCCAGGCCACAAAGTGCTGTAGAGGAATCGTTGGATGAAATACATAGTGTTCAGCATTCAGAGTCCAGCACAGCATCAAGTCCAAACAAACAGAATTCATCAGAAACAAAGTCTTTTGTAATGGTAGAACCTTCTGAAACAATTCCAACTGAACATTCCTCACAATTGCCCCCTCATCAAACAACATCACATGTACAAGAGAGTACATCTCCAGAACCAAACATTGTGGAAGACAAAACATTAACAGTTCACAGTGTGCTTGAAGAATCACAATCTGAAAAAGTCATAGAAATGGAGACCACTGATGATCAGCCACAGCCAGTATCCTCTGAGAAGCAAAGTTTGAGCACAGTTCCTGCCCAAGAATCAGTGGAAAATAAACCTGAAGAACAGACTCCAGTTGAATCCTCACCACAAAGAAGTCAACCTCATGCAAAACAGAGTCTCATCAAACCCCAGCCCAAAGAAACAAAGGCAGCGTCCTCGGGTGGAGGTGGCAGTGCAGACGAGGTGGCACAGACAGCGGCCTCCACCAGCCCTCTAGCTAGTCCTGTTATGCAGTTTCCTCGCGTTGTTCCAGTGATGACTACATCACAGAAATCAAAAAGACCTTTAGTGTGTGGCTACTGTGGTATATGGTATTTTAGAGAAATGGCCATTTTAAAACACATGAAGGAGCGATGCATCAAAATACCAGAGTTTGAGAAGAACTTTTTGATACACAATAGTAGCCTTTGCAATGTAGCTCAGAAAGTAGGAGGAGCTAACCTTGCCACAGACAACGGTGCTGTGTACAAGATGGTCAAGATGCCCGAACACATGCAGAACACGCCTGTTCTTGTGCCAAAAGACGTCACCAATGAAGACATTAAGGAActgaataaaaacattaaaGCTTATAGTGAAAGTACACCCACCGAAGCCAAACCCTCGGTGAATGAACGAGTGGAGGTTGTTCCTGTACTTGGCATGCCTGCAGGGAATCAGACTCGCAGCACACCAAGCAAGAGAGGTTCCAGGTGCCGCAGGTGTCACGAACACTTCAGCTCACAGGAGGCTGTCTTGGCACACAGCAGTGTCCACCATGGACCAAAGAAAGGTTATTACAAGTGCAAACTTTGTCATGCGAGATTGCTCAAATATAAGCAGCTAAGAGAGCATGTCTGGGAACACACTAATGAAAACCCCTATCGGTGTCACCTGTGTCAAGTGAGGTACAGATCCAGTGATTCACTCATTGACCACCTACTGACAAAGCACCAGTTCACCTCCATCAACGACAAGAACCTGTACAAGTGGCTGCCGGGCCGCCATGGCAAGTACAGGGACATCAAAACCAAGGTCACTGACTGTGAAGAGAAACTTGATGACATGGATACTAATTTGGACAGTGTTGCAGAAGTCATGTTCATCACAGATAAAGACATTTGTTCAGAGGGCTTTGAGAGCAAAGACACTAAAGATGGTAGTGAAAAACCAAAGCAGTCAGAGGGAGACAATAAGAACCTCCTGGCAAATTCCACTAGTGATAAAAATTCGCATGAAAACAGTTGTTTATCAAATGAATCAAAAACACCACCAGAAAGTTCAAGCAGCAGCTCAAATCATACGTTTGTGAATAATGCAATCAGTGAAAATATTACTGCAGACAAAACAGACGCtttgaaagagggaaagagaaatgcaAAGGAAAGTTCAAGGATTTCTTGTGACAATTCTAGTGTAAAACAACCAAGAGTGCagggagagagtaaagatgAAGAGCAGACATTGCCAGCGGAATCTCT